A stretch of DNA from Arachis hypogaea cultivar Tifrunner chromosome 19, arahy.Tifrunner.gnm2.J5K5, whole genome shotgun sequence:
CAATCTTCCTAAACAGCCAAAAGAATCATCAGAAGCATCCATACCATACACCATTCTCACAAAAACTTTGACTGTTTAGAAATCTCCTTAATATCGTAAAAAAAGTTTGGAGGTGTTCAGGTAATCAGGTTCTCTATCTGATCATTGGGAATTAGTCTTTCTTTTTCTGCTACTCTTTCTAGCACTAACAGTGACCTTCTTTTCACCTTCATCCTTTGGCACTTGCTCATCTCCAGTAGCAACGTTACTTTCCTTTTCAGCCTTTGACGTTCGCTTATTCACAGTAGGGACCTTGCTTTCACCTTCATCTTTCGACGGTTGCTTTTTCAGAGTGGCAACCCTGCTCTTCAACAGCAATATCTGACCCTTGCTTAAAGCCAATTCCTCCTGAAATTTCTTCCCTTTGTTCTCCAGGTTATCTCTTTCTATGCCAAGTTTCTTGATGAGGGTTTGGGCGTCTTCCATGTTCTCTTCGGCCACTTTGGATGCATTTCTTTGCTCTTGAAGGGACTTGATAAGCGTCTCTTTCTCGTTTTCAAGGCTAGAAATGATGGAATTAGCCCTCTCTAGTTGCTTGTTGAGgaccattgccttttggttgacTTCCTCTAATGAATTTGTTGCCTCCACCAGGTCCACCTCAAGTAATCTTCGTGCCTCTTTTTCATTTGAGACTTGCTTCTCCAAAGCCTCTCTTTCTTTGTACAAAGAAGCAACtagctttttctcttctttcaaatccTCGACGGTGGTCTCAGCCTTCTTGTAGATTTCAGTCACTTCTCGTTCTAGGCTTTCACGGTTTTCAAGAGCAGATGCCAGTTCCTGGGACTTACTTTGCAGCTCTGCTTGTGTTTTCTTCAAATGTTCCATCGTCGTTCTAAGCTCATTGGTTAGCATTTGGATCTCTTGTGTTGCTTTCTCGAGGCTCCTCTGTAGTGACTCGTCAACTTCAGTGAGTTCAGATGAAAGGTTTGACACCTCAGCCTCAAGGCTTTTTTGCAATTTGTTTGACTCATTGAGTTGCTTCTCCAATACTGAAGCCTCTTCTCTCGATTTTTCAAGATCCGCTTGCGTGGTTTGTAGTTCAGACTGCAGACTGTTAACTTTCTCAGATTCTTTCTCCAAAGACTCCTTTAAATGTTGTCTTTCTAGAGATAAATTGGCAATGTCAAACTTGTTTGCGGTTGCTGTATCGGACACAAGTTGAAGCTGTTCCTTTAGCTGATCAAGCTCCTCCTCTCTTTCTCTTAAAAGCCTCGCAGCATTATTTTCGGAAGTATCAGAAGTATACTTTAGGTAGTTATATGCCTTCTCCATGTCAACATACTTCCTCCTTGAATCATCATTCTCATGAGTTAAGGCACTAACTTTTGAATTAAGTTCATTTGCCAAAGAATCCTTAGCTTCTAGTTCCTTTCGGCTTTTCAGCAGTTCATCATTCAACTCTTGAATCTGCAGTTGAGCATTGGATAAGTCATCCTTAGTTTTCTCGTAGGTCGAAGTCAAATTCATCAATTCTGACTCCTTTTCTGCAAGGGTCAACACAAGATTCTGAACACCAGCTTCTTTGTCCTTGAGGTCTGAATTCAGCATATTAATTCTCTGCTCTAAAGTTTCAGTAGAGTCCACCTTTTCTTTCAACTTCTCTTCTAGGTCCTTTTTCTCTGCACTAGTCTTCGAAAGTATGGTTTCAAGGCTGTCAATTTGAAGCTTCAGCTCCTCAACCAATTTTTTCTCACCCTTTACCTCTTGTTCCAACCGGATGATGGTAATTTCTGCAGAACTAAGTTTACTTATCAAAGCTTGCTGCTCCTCCTTTGCTTCCCCAAGTTGCTTGGTtcgttcctcctcttcctccagtAACTTGAATTCGTAGGTATTCTTCAAAGACGCAATCAGTTCTTCCTTCTCCTTCAGTTTGCTGTCCATCTGTGCATATTAACAAGCAAAATATATGGCTTAGAAACTCATAAACTGAACTAAAACACATCCTAATAGTGATTTAACCGAAATATAAgcaaattagttaaaaaaaaaactaacaatgtTTCTTCcattaataagaaaaagaaggaaatgaAATCTTGGGGAAAATGCCACATCCTCTTATTTACATGTTTGCGGCATAAATACGAAAGCTTAGATAATACAAATATAGAAATTAGGCAAATTCAAAAATGGTTCAGCCATCTACATCCATGTATGAGGAAGAGGTTAATTCTATCATGAACTGCATACA
This window harbors:
- the LOC112778879 gene encoding MAR-binding filament-like protein 1 isoform X1, which codes for MGFVAGSFLHSPLPPLPLRSSSSSARNSHTSKSKFRASCCLRQNQDQNGVVSCTNRRTLFFMGISVLPLLRFKATALEENDEGNTLENIQKEETALGNDRPLSSSFVALLNVIGLLSSGVLAALYATAQKETTAAFETIHLMDSKLKEKEELIASLKNTYEFKLLEEEEERTKQLGEAKEEQQALISKLSSAEITIIRLEQEVKGEKKLVEELKLQIDSLETILSKTSAEKKDLEEKLKEKVDSTETLEQRINMLNSDLKDKEAGVQNLVLTLAEKESELMNLTSTYEKTKDDLSNAQLQIQELNDELLKSRKELEAKDSLANELNSKVSALTHENDDSRRKYVDMEKAYNYLKYTSDTSENNAARLLREREEELDQLKEQLQLVSDTATANKFDIANLSLERQHLKESLEKESEKVNSLQSELQTTQADLEKSREEASVLEKQLNESNKLQKSLEAEVSNLSSELTEVDESLQRSLEKATQEIQMLTNELRTTMEHLKKTQAELQSKSQELASALENRESLEREVTEIYKKAETTVEDLKEEKKLVASLYKEREALEKQVSNEKEARRLLEVDLVEATNSLEEVNQKAMVLNKQLERANSIISSLENEKETLIKSLQEQRNASKVAEENMEDAQTLIKKLGIERDNLENKGKKFQEELALSKGQILLLKSRVATLKKQPSKDEGESKVPTVNKRTSKAEKESNVATGDEQVPKDEGEKKVTVSARKSSRKRKTNSQ
- the LOC112778879 gene encoding MAR-binding filament-like protein 1 isoform X2, coding for MGFVAGSFLHSPLPPLPLRSSSSSARNSHTSKSKFRASCCLRQNQDQNGVVSCTNRRTLFFMGISVLPLLRFKATALENDEGNTLENIQKEETALGNDRPLSSSFVALLNVIGLLSSGVLAALYATAQKETTAAFETIHLMDSKLKEKEELIASLKNTYEFKLLEEEEERTKQLGEAKEEQQALISKLSSAEITIIRLEQEVKGEKKLVEELKLQIDSLETILSKTSAEKKDLEEKLKEKVDSTETLEQRINMLNSDLKDKEAGVQNLVLTLAEKESELMNLTSTYEKTKDDLSNAQLQIQELNDELLKSRKELEAKDSLANELNSKVSALTHENDDSRRKYVDMEKAYNYLKYTSDTSENNAARLLREREEELDQLKEQLQLVSDTATANKFDIANLSLERQHLKESLEKESEKVNSLQSELQTTQADLEKSREEASVLEKQLNESNKLQKSLEAEVSNLSSELTEVDESLQRSLEKATQEIQMLTNELRTTMEHLKKTQAELQSKSQELASALENRESLEREVTEIYKKAETTVEDLKEEKKLVASLYKEREALEKQVSNEKEARRLLEVDLVEATNSLEEVNQKAMVLNKQLERANSIISSLENEKETLIKSLQEQRNASKVAEENMEDAQTLIKKLGIERDNLENKGKKFQEELALSKGQILLLKSRVATLKKQPSKDEGESKVPTVNKRTSKAEKESNVATGDEQVPKDEGEKKVTVSARKSSRKRKTNSQ